A DNA window from Amycolatopsis sp. DSM 110486 contains the following coding sequences:
- a CDS encoding response regulator, translating into MSQPILMTVDDDPAVSRSVARDLRRRYGKDYRVIRADSGADALDALREIKLRGDAVAAILADYRMPHMDGIAFLEKAMDLFPNARRALLTAYADTDAAIQAINVVDVDHYLLKPWDPPEEKLYPVIDSLVETWLAVGDKSVDETKLVGHRYSAPSFKVRDFLARNAVPYRWYSVDEDEGGRILQAAGAVETDIPVVVTSDGTVLKQPTGSEIAVAVGLSTRPAQEFYDLVVIGGGPAGLGAAVYGASEGLRTVLVERKATGGQAGTSSRIENYLGFPDGVSGAQLTDRARRQAQKFGAEVLTARDVVGLEVRGSSRVVTFGDGSEIAAHAVILASGVTYRAHEADGIRKLTGSGVYYGSAATEAPECKGQHVYIVGGANSAGQAAVFFAQHASEVSLLVRGDSLEKSMSHYLIEQIAGIDNITVRTGTTIVQAHGADHLEAVTLCHGDTTEKVETGHLFIFIGAAPRTDWLGEVIQRDHHGFVQTGPDLVAEGRKPAGWPLDRDPYHLESSVPGVFVAGDVRAQSVKRVASAVGEGAMAVTLVHRYLEEQ; encoded by the coding sequence GTGAGCCAGCCGATCCTGATGACCGTCGACGACGACCCCGCTGTTTCGCGGTCGGTCGCGCGTGACCTGCGTCGCCGCTACGGCAAGGACTACCGCGTGATCCGTGCGGACTCCGGGGCCGACGCCCTCGACGCCCTGCGCGAGATCAAGCTGCGCGGAGACGCCGTCGCGGCGATCCTCGCCGACTACCGCATGCCCCACATGGACGGGATCGCCTTCCTCGAGAAGGCGATGGACCTGTTCCCCAACGCCCGCCGCGCGCTGCTGACGGCCTACGCCGACACGGACGCGGCCATCCAGGCGATCAACGTGGTCGATGTCGACCACTACCTGCTCAAGCCGTGGGACCCGCCGGAGGAGAAGCTGTACCCGGTCATCGACTCCCTCGTGGAGACGTGGCTCGCGGTCGGCGACAAGTCCGTGGACGAGACGAAGCTGGTCGGCCACCGCTACTCGGCGCCGTCGTTCAAGGTGCGCGACTTCCTCGCGCGCAACGCCGTGCCGTACCGCTGGTACTCGGTGGACGAGGACGAAGGCGGGCGCATCTTGCAGGCCGCCGGCGCCGTGGAGACCGACATCCCGGTGGTCGTGACGTCCGACGGCACCGTGCTGAAGCAGCCCACTGGCAGCGAGATCGCCGTCGCGGTGGGCCTGTCCACGCGGCCGGCGCAGGAGTTCTACGACCTCGTGGTGATCGGCGGCGGCCCGGCCGGCCTCGGCGCGGCCGTGTACGGCGCGTCGGAAGGCCTGCGCACGGTGCTCGTCGAGCGCAAGGCCACGGGCGGCCAGGCGGGCACGAGCTCGCGCATCGAGAACTACCTCGGGTTCCCCGACGGCGTCTCCGGCGCGCAGCTCACCGACCGCGCCCGGCGCCAGGCGCAGAAGTTCGGCGCCGAGGTGCTCACCGCGCGCGACGTGGTGGGGCTGGAGGTGCGCGGGTCGAGCCGCGTGGTCACCTTCGGCGACGGCTCCGAGATCGCCGCCCACGCCGTGATCCTCGCCAGCGGCGTCACCTACCGCGCGCACGAGGCCGACGGCATCCGCAAGCTCACCGGCAGCGGCGTCTACTACGGCTCCGCCGCCACGGAAGCGCCCGAGTGCAAGGGCCAGCACGTCTACATCGTCGGCGGCGCGAACTCCGCGGGCCAGGCGGCGGTGTTCTTCGCACAGCACGCGAGCGAGGTGTCCCTGCTGGTGCGCGGCGACTCGCTGGAGAAGTCGATGTCGCACTACCTCATCGAGCAGATCGCGGGCATCGACAACATCACCGTCCGCACGGGCACCACCATCGTCCAGGCCCACGGCGCCGACCACCTCGAGGCCGTGACCCTGTGCCACGGCGACACGACGGAGAAGGTCGAGACCGGGCACCTGTTCATCTTCATCGGCGCGGCGCCGCGCACCGACTGGCTGGGCGAGGTGATCCAGCGCGACCACCACGGGTTCGTCCAGACGGGGCCCGACCTGGTCGCCGAGGGCCGCAAGCCGGCCGGCTGGCCGCTCGACCGCGACCCGTACCACCTGGAGTCGTCCGTGCCCGGCGTGTTCGTGGCCGGCGACGTCCGGGCGCAGTCGGTGAAACGCGTGGCCTCCGCCGTCGGCGAGGGCGCCATGGCCGTCACCCTGGTCCACCGCTACCTGGAGGAACAGTGA
- a CDS encoding ester cyclase, whose amino-acid sequence MATTTRETVERFYAELFNGRNFDLIDELLTPDAVNHGPSDESAREAVIGAGEIVHASFSDAVLHVDDILVDGDKAAVRWTMTGTHDGDFLGSPATGKAIRMRATVVFGLREGRIAELWPMLDFHDLLQQVAA is encoded by the coding sequence GTGGCCACCACCACCCGAGAGACCGTCGAACGGTTCTACGCCGAACTGTTCAACGGCCGCAACTTCGACCTGATCGACGAACTGCTCACCCCCGACGCCGTGAACCACGGCCCGTCCGACGAGTCGGCCCGCGAGGCCGTGATCGGTGCCGGCGAGATCGTGCACGCGTCGTTCTCCGACGCCGTGCTGCACGTGGACGACATCCTGGTGGACGGCGACAAAGCCGCCGTCCGCTGGACGATGACCGGCACCCACGACGGCGATTTCCTCGGCAGTCCGGCCACCGGCAAGGCGATCCGCATGCGCGCCACCGTCGTGTTCGGCCTGCGCGAGGGCCGCATCGCCGAGCTGTGGCCGATGCTCGACTTCCACGACCTGCTGCAGCAGGTCGCCGCCTGA
- a CDS encoding sigma factor gives MTTDFFTDERGRLFGLAYRLLGSVDDAEDAVQDAYLRWRRCRPWRAHRARSVAHEGRDEPLPHPAHVRARSP, from the coding sequence GTGACAACCGACTTCTTCACCGACGAACGCGGCCGGCTTTTCGGCCTGGCCTATCGCCTGCTCGGCTCTGTCGACGACGCCGAGGACGCGGTGCAGGACGCCTACCTGCGCTGGCGCCGTTGTCGACCCTGGCGAGCTCACCGCGCCCGGAGCGTGGCTCACGAAGGCCGTGACGAACCTCTGCCTCACCCGGCTCACGTCCGCGCCCGCTCGCCGTGA